The following are encoded together in the Daucus carota subsp. sativus chromosome 5, DH1 v3.0, whole genome shotgun sequence genome:
- the LOC108220265 gene encoding protein CNGC15b has product MAYGNSRSVRFQDDPGFANLPIVNGDNVIKVKYKIDGSQFTQSSSKRGESETGRSLKTKVLLRVFSEDYERVKKKILDPRGPIIRRWNKIFLIACLVSLFVDPLFFYLPGVKDNLCIDIGTTLEVILTIVRSITDVFYMIQIFVRFRTAYVAPSSRVFGRGELVIESSKIAKKYLYKDFWIDLIAALPLPQVLIWIVIPSLSGSTMANTKNVLRFIIIFQYLPRLFVIFPLSAQIVKSTGVVTETAWAGAAYNLMLYMLASHVLGACWYLLAVERLEACWRSVCNIDESLCKHDYFDCSKVNDSVRIDWFKSSNITKICYLNVDSYAFGIYGDALTSDVTTSSFFNKYFYCLWWGLKNLSSLGQGLNTTTYVGEISFAIIIAVMGLVLFALLIGNMQTYLQSTTVRLEEWRIKRTDTEQWMHHRQLPQELRQSVRKYDQYKWVATRGVDEETLLQGLPLDLRRDIKRHLCYDLVRRVPLFDQMDEQMLDAICERLKPALCTEGTCLVREGDPVNEMLFIIRGNLDSYTTNGGRTGFFNSCPIGSGDFCGEELLTWALDPRPSVILPSSTRTVKAISEVEAFALMAEDLKFVASQFRRLHSKQLRHKFRFHSHQWRTWAACFVQAAWRRYKKRKITAELKAKENPAAAQTANLKLHSDKNVPSPGSGFALYAAQLTASTRMGVNVHPGSSPVNSLQKPEEPDFSVDEE; this is encoded by the exons ATGGCTTATGGCAATTCGAGATCAGTAAG atttcAAGATGATCCTGGATTTGCAAATCTTCCCATAGTCAATGGAGATAATGTTATTAAGGTGAAATACAAGATTGATGGATCACAATTCACTCAATCAAGTTCTAAGAGGGGTGAGAGCGAAACTGGAAGATCTTTGAAAACCAAAGTGCTCTTGAGAGTTTTCTCAGAGGACTATGAGAGGGTAAAGAAGAAGATATTGGATCCTCGAGGTCCAATCATACGGAGAtggaacaaaatatttttgatagcATGTTTAGTTTCCTTGTTTGTAGACCCCCTGTTCTTCTACTTGCCAGGGGTCAAAGACAATCTTTGCATCGATATCGGGACAACCCTTGAAGTGATTCTTACTATTGTAAGGTCAATTACTGATGTCTTTTACATGATTCAAATTTTCGTAAGGTTTCGTACAGCTTATGTAGCACCTTCTTCCCGTGTTTTTGGGAGAGGAGAACTTGTTATAGAGTCTTCAAAGATAGCCAAAAAGTATTTATACAAAGATTTCTGGATTGATTTGATTGCTGCACTTCCTCTTCCTCAG GTGTTGATTTGGATTGTTATTCCAAGTTTGAGTGGTTCGACAATGGCCAACACAAAAAATGTCCTCAGATTCATTATAATCTTTCAGTACCTACCTAGACTGTTTGTTATATTTCCGCTATCAGCACAGATTGTCAAGTCCACTGGTGTTGTGACAGAAACAGCATGGGCAGGAGCTGCCTATAACTTGATGCTCTATATGTTAGCAAGCCAT GTTTTAGGAGCATGCTGGTATCTTCTAGCAGTTGAGAGACTAGAAGCATGTTGGAGAAGTGTCTGCAACATTGACGAATCATTGTGTAAACATGATTACTTTGACTGCAGCAAAGTTAATGACTCTGTTAGAATCGATTGGTTCAAGTCGAGCAACATCACAAAAATATGCTATCTTAATGTCGACTCTTATGCATTTGGTATCTATGGCGATGCGTTGACCTCTGATGTTACAACCTCAAGTTtctttaacaaatatttttattgtctTTGGTGGGGCTTGAAGAACCTTAG TTCTCTGGGGCAAGGTCTTAATACAACCACTTATGTAGGAGAAATAAGCTTCGCGATCATCATCGCAGTTATGGGATTAGTTCTCTTCGCTTTGCTCATTGGAAATATGCAA ACGTACCTCCAATCAACCACAGTTCGATTAGAAGAATGGAGGATCAAGAGAACCGATACAGAACAATGGATGCACCACAGGCAACTGCCTCAGGAATTGAGACAGTCTGTAAGGAAATATGACCAGTACAAGTGGGTTGCTACTCGAGGAGTCGATGAAGAAACTCTTTTACAAGGTCTTCCATTGGATCTCCGGAGAGATATAAAACGCCACCTATGTTATGATCTAGTTCGACGG GTTCCCCTGTTTGATCAAATGGATGAACAAATGCTAGACGCCATATGTGAGAGGCTCAAACCTGCTCTGTGCACCGAAGGCACTTGCCTAGTGCGTGAGGGTGACCCTGTTAATGAAATGTTGTTCATAATCCGAGGGAACCTTGATTCCTACACAACAAATGGTGGTCGGACTGGCTTCTTTAATTCTTGCCCTATTGGTTCAGGAGATTTCTGTGGTGAAGAATTACTAACATGGGCCCTGGATCCTCGTCCCAGTGTCATCCTCCCATCATCCACTCGCACAGTAAAAGCCATTTCTGAAGTTGAAGCCTTTGCACTCATGGCTGAAGACTTGAAATTTGTTGCCTCCCAATTCCGAAGACTGCACAGCAAACAACTCAGGCACAAATTCAGATTCCACTCTCACCAGTGGCGTACGTGGGCTGCATGCTTTGTACAAGCAGCATGGCGTAGGTACAAAAAACGGAAAATAACTGCTGAACTTAAAGCTAAAGAGAACCCTGCAGCTGCTCAGACAGCAAATTTGAAACTACACTCCGACAAAAATGTGCCCTCACCCGGGTCTGGATTTGCCTTGTACGCGGCACAGCTGACAGCAAGCACTAGGATGGGTGTAAATGTGCATCCTGGATCAAGCCCTGTTAACTCATTGCAGAAGCCAGAAGAGCCAGACTTTTCCGTAGACGAGGAATAA